ACGGACGCGGTGTCACTCATCGTGTCCGAGGAGACGGGCCGCATCTCGGTGGCGGCGGATGGCCGCATGTACACCCGGCTCGATGAAGCGCGATTGCGCGGACTGCTCGAGCGGTTGCTCGGCGGCCAGAACGGGGCGAGCGTGTGAATACGCTGCGCAGGTTGCCGGGCGCTCTGCTCTTTATCGGCCGTGGTGCGATCACGTCGGTGATCGGCAACCTGAGCCTGGCGGCGCTGGCGTTGGCGCTGGCGGTGAGCCTGTGGCTGTACGTGACCGAGCGGGAGAACCCGACGACGGAGCGTACGTTCAACAAGGCCATCCCCATCACGTACGTCAACGTGCCGAACGACCTGGCTGTCTCGCAGGCGTCCGCTTCGACCGTAAGTATCCGCATCGAGGCGCCGGAGAACGAATTTGAGGGGCTGGACGTCGATGACTTCGAAGCGACGGTTGATCTCGGCGGCCTGACGGTGGGCCGGTCAGGGGTGCCGGTGGATGTTGCGCCGCCGAATGGCCGCGTCAACGTGGTCTCGACAACGCCCGCGCAGGTCGACGTGACCCTGGAGCCGCGACGCTCCCGCGATGTGCCGGTGCGCGTGGAGATCGTCGGATCGCCGCAGACGGGGTTCGCGGCAGCCAACACAAACGTCCAACCAGACAGTGCGACGGTTACGGGGCCGGAAAGCCTGGTGGCGCTCGTCGACAGCGTGGTAGCGGAGGTGAACCTCACGGGCGCGCGCGTCGACGTGACGGAGGACCGCGTGGCTCTGGAGCCGCGCGACGCCCGCGACGGAGCGCTCAGCCGCGTAACGGTGAGCCCTTCGACGGCGAGCGTCGACGTGGACCTCGAGCAGCGGGAGTTCAGTTCGCCGTTCGTCGTGTCGCCCGTGATCGCGGGCAACCCGGCGGCCGGGTTCAACGTGGCGGACATCAGCGTGCAGCCTGCCATCGTCACGATCAGCGGATCGCTCGAAGTCCTGCAGTCCATCGATGCCGTCCGCGGTGTGTTGACCGAAGAGATATCGATCGCGGATGCCCGTGACGACGTGCGCCGCACGGTGCAGCTGCAACTGCCGCCGGGGGCGCGCTTGCAGGGCAACCCGACGATCGAGGTGGCGATCGATATCGAACCAGGCAGTGGCGAGTTCACGTTCCTGGTCGTGCCGCAGATCGCGAACGTCGGCGATGGGTTGTTCGCGACGCCGGCGGAGCCGGTAGCGGTGACGCTCGCCGGCGACGTATCGGTGTTGGGGCAGCTCACGGCACAATCGATCGTCGTCAGCGCCGATGCGCAGGGATTGGACGAGGGACTGCATGTCCTGCCGCTGCAGGTAACCCCGCCCGGAAACACCAGCGTCATACGGGTCGAGCCGGGGGAACTCGGGGTCGCGCTGACGCGCCAATGAACGCGACCCCGGACGGCGCTTCCCGCGTCGTTGCAATCGTCGGGCGGCCGAACGTCGGCAAGTCGGCGCTGTTCAACCGCCTCGTAGGCGGGCGGCCCGCGCTCGTCGAAGACCTGCCAGGCACGACGCGCGACCGCATCTACGGCGCCGTCGAATGGCGCAACCGCGAGTTCACGCTCGTCGATACGGGCGGGCTCGAGCCAGACGTGCCGGGAACGTACACACCGCTGGTGCGTGCGCAGATCGAACAGGCGCTCGAAGAGGCGGCGATCGTATTGTTCGTCGTCGATGCGCGCGACGGTTCGACCGCGGCAGACATCGAAGTCGCAGATATCCTGCGGAGGTCGAACAAACCGGTGCTGCTGCTCGCCAACAAGGCGGAGAACGAAGAGCGCACGGACGCGTCGGTCGCGTTTTATGAACTCGGCCTGGGCGATCCGATACCCGTGAGCGCGCTGCACGGTCACGGCGTTGCGGACGTGCTCGACATGATCGTCGATACGCTGCCGCCGGAAGAGGCGGAGGAGCGGCAGGACGAAGAAGGTCTGCGGCTCGCGATCGTGGGACGGCCAAACGTCGGCAAGTCGTCGTTGCTCAATGCGGTGCTCGGCG
The sequence above is a segment of the Dehalococcoidia bacterium genome. Coding sequences within it:
- a CDS encoding CdaR family protein, with translation MPGALLFIGRGAITSVIGNLSLAALALALAVSLWLYVTERENPTTERTFNKAIPITYVNVPNDLAVSQASASTVSIRIEAPENEFEGLDVDDFEATVDLGGLTVGRSGVPVDVAPPNGRVNVVSTTPAQVDVTLEPRRSRDVPVRVEIVGSPQTGFAAANTNVQPDSATVTGPESLVALVDSVVAEVNLTGARVDVTEDRVALEPRDARDGALSRVTVSPSTASVDVDLEQREFSSPFVVSPVIAGNPAAGFNVADISVQPAIVTISGSLEVLQSIDAVRGVLTEEISIADARDDVRRTVQLQLPPGARLQGNPTIEVAIDIEPGSGEFTFLVVPQIANVGDGLFATPAEPVAVTLAGDVSVLGQLTAQSIVVSADAQGLDEGLHVLPLQVTPPGNTSVIRVEPGELGVALTRQ